A segment of the Lycium ferocissimum isolate CSIRO_LF1 chromosome 5, AGI_CSIRO_Lferr_CH_V1, whole genome shotgun sequence genome:
CATCCCTCCGGTTCAAGTAGTGAAGGCCTAAGAACAACTCAAGATACACGCCCTAGTTTTGAAGGTCGGCGAGACATTAAAATAGAGTAGAAGGCAGTTAGCAAGCAGAAAAGagtgattatttatttaatggaAAGGAGCAATGTAATGAACTCTTCTCAGAAATTGTTGGATTTGGTAGTTTGGTAAGAAATTTGTTGAATTTGGCATACCTTTTATATGCCACTGCTCTTTGTAATTATCAAGTTATCTAGGTGCTGTTGCAGATTTTTTTGCTGTTACATGTAAAGATAGAATGATTAAAGCAGTTCAGGAAGTCATGAGAACTTCCACTTGGTGAAAGTGTCAACAATTGTTAAAATGTGGGCTTCCGAGCCAAATAGTTGTTAGCTACAGTATGTGTGATCCTGTAAATTGTTTCCACTGACGAAGAGTTTGGGAGTTAATTTGGAGCAAAACTATTTCAACTATTACAATATTTCATGGTGGCAAATAAAACGACGCAGTTTGGTTTCATGTTGTTTTGACCTAATCTATGGTGTCGTATGCTATTGTCTGAACAGTAGTGATCTGGCCTCGAATTATGCCCATAGTGGTATACAGGTATTCGAATTGCAAATATCGTGATTGTTACCATTCTTGTGGCCACAATAGCAAATAATTGTTACCATTCAATTATGCGAAACACGATAGTACTCATTatatgccaattttttttttttttttttttttttttttttaactctggGATCTATGTAGGCATGTAAAATGAGCATTCCATTTTAAGAAACAAATATAATAGGCTTAAACTTGCCCTTTTTTCGATTTTAGACTCGCTCGACTCGATTGTTGTCTTATTGAGCTCAACTTATCTTCAATTAATGtcctatcaaacacaatccaacTTATATAGTATTTCatcttcaatgtagcaacatgctaatatatattctaactTAATTATGCCATCTTTCAGCTAAGATTAGTAGCAATTGAGAGGGATAAAAAGAGTAAGCTCTTAATTAAGATGGTAGTGGAAGAAGGAGCAAGAAAAATCGACGCACATCCATGACCTAAAATAATCGTTTCCCCCGATTTAATTCTgcttaataaaatattaagggGTTTAATCACACCTGAATCAATTTTACAATTTAATTCAatgctaaaaataaaaaaaaaagatgaaaatttaAGGGGTTTTGATCTATAACAAAAGCTAACAAAAGCTCTATGGTGTTATATATATCGAAAAGGAGTTTAATAAATATCCtcccgaacttattttgggtcaaaaataccctctcatccttaaagctTTTCAAAATATACTTCTTTGAAATTAtccaccaaaataaaaaaataaaaaaataaaaaaacaaatttaagggaccgcatatgcattaagccaatATAATATCTTTCTATAACAAAAGATAACAAAAGCTATATGGTGTTTATATATAAGGGTAATGTTCAGATCAACTTAGGCACTTCAATTGTACTTTGGTGTAGAAGCTTTATGGTTTTCACGTTTTTCCCCTACCACCTacgtaattaaaaaaaaaaaaaaaccatggaAGTAAAATTGTTGGGTCtgactaagaaaaaaaaagttctggGGTCTGATTAGCCTTGGGTAAAAGTTCTGGGTAAGCACAGAATACGAATAAAGAGGAATATTCCATTTACAAGCACAATCCTCGCTGTAATAGTAATGTGTGTATTGAGTTTTTGAATTATATTAGAGTTGGCACTTTAGCACTCATAAAATTTACGTACATTCTTTTAAAACCAATTACACAAGCTGGAAAATTTGTGtccacccaaccccacccccttTCTCTCTCTGTCTCGAGAAAGTTGATCGTACCAAAACacaaaattcaattcaacgtTACTgctttttattgaatttttaaGCCTTTTGGTTTCAACAAAGAAATTATGGCTTCTCGAAGACGAATGCTTCTCAAGGTCATAATCCTGGGCGATAGTGGGTTAGTATTTCCTAATTTCTCATCTAAATTTTCCGATCTCATCTGTTTATGTGCCAATGtaattgttttgttgttttggtttCCGCAATCTCAGTTACATCGATTGATtcggtttatttcaatttaatctcaaatctgGGAGCTTTAGATTGTTGTTAACGTTATATAGCAGCTGAATTCGCTTTTTTAGTCTTCAATTGATGAAAAATTTAAATCAATTGACTCTGTTATTTAAACTAGGTACTTGTAGTCTGAGCGTCAACGATAATCTACAAGAATTGTGAAATAGTCATTCCTTTTGATTTCATAATTAGACAGGGAGTAGCttgaatattttttgtataataaagttgtaatttaaaaacaattttgaTATAGTGGCATCTTTGCATTTGTaagtttctttaatttttattcctgtttgaatttttcttagtagacCTCTTGATGGAGCCGTGTGCCGTGAATTCATGAGTTAATTCTGATGGATCCTatgtttttacttttaaatGTCAACGTGTTGAGATCCtatgttttaacttttaaatgtCAACGTGTTGTTTACACCACTTTATCATGTAATGTGTGTTACTAACTCACTTTTTGATCCTTTTGTAGGGTGGGGAAGACATCTCTGATGAACCAGTATTTTCTCGGATTCCTCTCTGTTGAATTGTAAAGTAGATATTCTTCTTTTCCTCTTTGGATTCCTTCTTACTGTATTCTTTTCTTTCACAATTACTATAGGTATGTGAATCGCAAGTTTAGCAACCAATACAAGGCAACAATTGGAGCTGATTTCTTAACAAAAGAAGTCCAGTTTGAGGATAGGTTGTACACATTACAGGTTAGATTCAAGACACAGAAGCATACAATGAAAGATATTCTTAGTCACCTTTTATTATGTGAAATTGCTTTGTCCATTGTTACTACCCCTTAACACCTCTTTTCAGATTAACAAATGTAATTAACATGACATTTTTCTTACTCACCAAAAAATAGACATGGTTTTGACGTGTTCAGTCCCATGCTTTCTCTTGCCTCCTTCTAGACTGaccattttttttataagaagAATAAGAGAAATTAACTGCTGCACTAGAGATGCAACAAAATTCCTTCTTGCTTGTCAGTTAATATCCGTTTTTGCCGTAACAAGACAACAAGTATGCTCCAATCTCAAGCAGTTGGCTATATGAGTCCTCATCACCCTGTTGCTCCGTTTAAGCTCATCTTATACTTTTCTATCATAATGATCATATGATTATTGCTCATAGGAAACCGTTGTCTTCACTAAGAAATGACCACTGATATCATTTTACGAGTTTGATTCAATATCCTTGAATGTGTTTGTCACATTTTCCATagcttcatactttcaaattcTCTGTTTTGCCTTACTTTCGTATTTCAAGGTTTTGTAGAACTGTATAGGGAATGCTAGAAGATCTTCGATCTTAGACTCAAAATGGAATGCCTCTTAAAATTGAGCAAAATTTGAATCACATAACAGGATTTGGTGCCTGTTTGGCTGGCTAATGTGTTAATTAACTGGCATATGAATAGCTGGGTTTTTACAACCTTTTCTTTGACACCACCATCATATACAGTGAAAGTACTCCGGGGgttcttttatttcctttatcCCACTTTTTCTCTAAACATACATATTACACCAATAGCAGAGACATCTCTGTAAAAGCATTGATTCTAGAAAGATGCGTTAGTTCAAAAAAGAAATCAACCTTATATACTCGGTGCTCCTATTTGTCTTTACCACATTCGATGTTATTGGCAAGTTTAATGCACATAAGCAACCTATTTCTTTTGAGCAACATTCGTCAACGCCAATATAATTTTCTTGTAGACCTGTtacttttctccaaaaaaaaaaaaaaaaaaaaaatactttttttcttGTATTCTAGAGGAGATTATTGCCGTCTCGAACAAATGATTTCTTCAAGTATACTGGAAATTAGCATTCTAAAATTCACGGTTTTCAGGTTAACTAGAACTTATGACCTGTAAGATAATGAAATATGGTACTTTAAGATATGGCTAGAAATCTCTGAATACTTTCCCAGAGTTGCTGCTGACCTAATTCACTTCTAATCTTGTGTTTGCTTTAGATATGGGATACAGCTGGGCAGGAAAGGTTCCAAAGCCTTGGTGTGGCATTCTACCGTGGAGCAGATTGTTGTGTTCTAGTGTATGATGTGAATGTCATGAAGTCATTTGAGAACCTTAACAACTGGAGAGAGGAATTTCTGATCCAGGTAGTGCAGACCCATAATTAGCTTGCAAGCTTCGACATGTTGAATTGATTTCTGAGAAGTTCTTTCCTTAATGTACAGGCCAGCCCATCTGATCCTGAGAACTTTCCATTTGTTGTATTGGGGAATAAGATAGATGTTGACGGAGGCAATAGTCGAGTGGTAATTAATCTATCTCTTGATGAATCTTCCTAACCTGACTGATGCTGTTACCGGATTTGGTATCTTTGGATGGGTATAGATGGATAGTTCATTGATTTTATAAGATTTGTTGTGTGGATTTCAGGTGTCTGAGAAGAAAGCCAAGGCATGGTGTGCATCCAAGGGGATACCTTACTTTGAGACCTCCGCAAAAGAGGGATTCAATGTGGATGCAGCTTTTCAGTGTATAGCTAAAAATGCTCTGAAAAATGAACCTGAAGAAGAAATGTGAGTACCTCTTCCAAACAGGAGAATATCTATTTTACTAATTTATCTGGGAAGGGGATGCATTCAGCTTACAATATTGTCAAATATTTTGAACCTTAGTTGGTTCTTAAGGGTCTGGGCTAATGActggaaaaaaagagaaagtgcTTATTCTTTAGAAGTGGAAGTGCTGAAGAACTATTTGGAAGGAGTCAATGTCTTCTAGGTCATGAAAAACACTGTCTTCTAGGCAAGAGATGAGTTCAGAAAACTGCAAATTCTTGATCTTGATAGATATGTTGATGAAGATAAGTTAAATCAAGGACCTTGAGAATTATTTCTCCTCTTCCGATTGTTTATGGTTAACTGGATATTATATCATACTAGCTATGCAAAAATTACAGATGTGTAGTTGCATTGCTTCTGGTTTGTTCGTTAGATGTGTCCAGCACATTAATGTTACAATCCGAAATAATATCTACCAGAAGTAGTTCTGAGAATGTTTGCCCAAACTGCATTGTTGGAAACACGGGTGTAATTTGACGAAATTCATTGTGAAACTGGAAAGACGTTAACATTCCTTTGATAATAGAATTAGAAGTTTGAAAATCATCTCAGAGGCACAATAAGTTGGCACAATGAAGTTGCCAACTTTTGTGTGTCAAAACATTTAGGATCCCCTCAAAGATTTTTGTTGAAGTTAATTGCTCATTTCATCTTTTTTATCTTGTAGATACCTTCCGGATACTATTGATGTTGCTGGTGGAAATCAACCAAGATCAACAGGATGTGAATGTTGAAGGGTTTCTTTGGTTTGCATTATTCCATAGACTGATAGTGCAAGTTCCCTTGATCTGATGATTTATTTACTACAACACAGTTAAATTCTCTGTATTTGATATTAGATTCTGGATTCCTTTCTCCGAAAGTGTAATTATGATGTTGCACCTTAATTTTTCTCTCCCTGGTTACTTATCTATGTTTCAGACTGTATGCTGATACGTGACAATATACTATTCATGATCCATACACTTGACTACATGTTTTATGTTTAAAACA
Coding sequences within it:
- the LOC132055415 gene encoding ras-related protein Rab7, which produces MASRRRMLLKVIILGDSGVGKTSLMNQYVNRKFSNQYKATIGADFLTKEVQFEDRLYTLQIWDTAGQERFQSLGVAFYRGADCCVLVYDVNVMKSFENLNNWREEFLIQASPSDPENFPFVVLGNKIDVDGGNSRVVSEKKAKAWCASKGIPYFETSAKEGFNVDAAFQCIAKNALKNEPEEEIYLPDTIDVAGGNQPRSTGCEC